The window CGGGCAATACCGCGTACCTGCCCCTCGATGCGGCGCATCCGTTTCAGATAGCCCGGTTTGTCGGACGCGTAGCCGTGGGCTCCGTCGTGCGCGTGGTGGTCATGCTGCCCGTCAGCGACCTGGGCCGCCTCGGTGGTCTCAGTCGCCTTGGTCATGCGTCCCATCAGATACCCCTCGGGGGTAGTGAGTCAAGTGTCGAGGCCACCGGCCCGCCTGCCCGGCCCGTCAGCGCGTCAGGTTCCCGATGACGATCGAGACCACGGCCAGCGCCGCGAACAGCAGGAAGCCGTAGCGCCACCACAGGTTCAGCGTCAGCCGGTTGGGGGCGTCGAGGTGCATGGCCTCGTCGTCCGACAGCGGCCGCGTCGCCCAGCCGGCCTCCGTGGCGGTCGCCAGGCTGTACTTCAGGCCCCACGACAGCCGCAGGAACCAGAACAGGTGGAAGTACGAGTACTGCAGCACCAGGGCCCGCCCCGCGTCGAGCGGCGCCGTCTTGCTCTTGCTACCCCAGCCGAAAAAGACCATGTTCTTGTTCTTTCCCTCGTCTCTGACCACGCACACCGTGCGCGCGGCGACCAGAGTGTGACAGATGCACGGCCCGCCGTGGCTGGGTAGAACTCCCCGTGGTCAGGCGTGCGCTACGGCCTTGCCGCGGCGGCCGAGCGCGCCGCGTCCGGGAGCGCGTCGAGGATCCGGGACACCGCGGCGTCGTCGTGCGCGGCGGAGACGAACCAGGCCTCGAAGACCGACGGCGGCAGGTTGACCCCAGCCTCCAGCATCGTGTGGAACAGGGCGGTGTACCGGAAGGTCTCCTGCGCCTTGGCCTGCGCGTAGTCGTGCACGCCGGTCACGGCAGCCAGCGGGCCGAAGAACACCGAGAACAGCGACCCCGCGTGCTGCACGCGGTGCTCCACGCCCGCCGCGGTCAGGGCCTCCCCGACGGCGCTGGAGAGCACCCGCGAGACCTCGTTCACCCGGGAGTACACGGCGTCGTCGGCCAGCTGCAGCGTGGTCAGGCCCGAGGCGACCGCCACGGGGTTACCGGAAAGCGTGCCCGCCTGGTACACGGGCCCCAGCGGCGCCAGGTAGTCCATGATCGACGCCGCGCCGCCGAGCGCCGCCACCGGCATTCCGCCGCCGATGACCTTGCCGAACGTGAACAGGTCGGGCGTGTAGCCCTCGCCGCCGGCGGCCCGGATGGCGTCGTTCTCCAGCCCCCACCAGCCGGCCGGGCCCACGCGGAAACCTGTGAGCACCTCGTCCAGGACAAACAGCGCGCCGTGCGCCGCCGTGATCCGCCGCAGGCCCTCGTTGAAGCCCTCGGCTGGCGGCACCACGCCCATGTTCGCGGGCGCCGCCTCGGTGATGACCGCGGCGATCTCGGAGCCACGCTGCGCGAACGCCGTCTCGACGGCCGCGAGGTCGTTGTAGGGCAGCACCAGGGTCTCGGCCGCGGCGGCCTCGGTGACGCCCGCCGAACCCGGCAGCGCGAGCGTGGCCACACCCGAACCGGCCTCGGCCAGCAGCGCGTCCACGTGCCCGTGGTAGCAGCCGGCGAACTTGATGATCAGCGGCCGGCCGGTGAACCCGCGCGCCAGGCGGATCGCCGTCATCGTCGCCTCGGTGCCGGTGGACACCAGGCGGACACGCTCGGCGGCCGGCACCCGGCGTCGGATCTCCTCCGCGAGGTCGACCTCGCCGAGGGTCGGCGCGCCGAACGACAGGCCACGGCCGGCGGCCTCCTGCACGGCTGCGACGACGTCGGGGTGCGCATGGCCCAGCAGCGCCGGACCCCACGAGCAGACCAGGTCCACGTACTCGCGCCCCGCCACGTCGGTGACGTACGGGCCGCGCGCCGAGGCGAGGAACCGCGGGTCGCCGCCCACGCTCCCGTACGCGCGGACCGGCGAGTTCACCCCGCCCGGGATCGCGCGCTGCGCGCGCAGGAACGCCGCGTGGTTCGCTTCCGGAGCACGGCGCAGGGCCTGGGCCTCGACGGGTACCGGTTCGGTCACTTGATCCACTCCGCAATCTCCAGGGCCCAGTACGTCAGGATCACGTCCGCGCCCGCCCGCTTGATGCTCGTCACCGACTCCAGGACGGCCCGGTCCCGGTCGATCCAGCCGTTCGCGCCGGCCGCCTCGATCATCGCGTACTCGCCCGAGACCTGGTACGCGGCCACCGGCACGTCGCTCCGGTCGGCGACGGCGCGCAGCACGTCCAGGTAGGAACCTGCGGGCTTCACCATCACCATGTCGGCGCCCTCGGCGAGGTCCAGGTCGGCCTCGCGGAGTCCTTCCCGGCCGTTGGCGAAGTCCATCTGGTAGGTCTTGCGGTCGCCCTTGAGCTCCGAGTCGACGGCCTCCCGGAACGGGCCGAAGTACGCGCTCGCATACTTCGCGCTGTAGGCCAGGATGCTCGTGTCGATGAGGTCGGCGTCGTCCAGGGCGTCGCGGATCATCGCTACCTGGCCATCCATCATGCCCGACGGCGAGATCACGTCCGCGCCCGCTCTCGCCTGCGCCACCGCCATGGAGGCGTATCGGGCGAGGGTCGCGTCGTTGTCCACAGCCCCTGTGGACGTCAGCACGCCGCAGTGCCCGTGATCGGTGAACTCGTCCAGGCACGTGTCGGCCATCAGCACCGGAGTCGGGGCGCCCGGCGCGAGCCCCTCGTCGAGCACGGCGCGGGAGGCTCGCAGCGCCCGCTGCAGGATCCCGTCCGTGGCGTCGGCCTGCGAACCTGATCCGTCCTTGACCGTCGGGATGCCGAACAGCATGACGCCGCCCAGCCCCGCGTCCTTCGCGGCCCGTACCGCCTCGACCAGCGACTCCTCGGTGTGCTGCACCTGCCCGGGCATGCTCGTCAGCGGCGCGGGCTCGGCCAGCCCTTCCTTGACGAAGAGCGGCTGCACCAGGTCGGCCGGGTGCAGCCGGGTCTCGGCGACCAGGCGGCGCATGCCAGGTGTGGCGCGCAGCCGACGCGGTCGGTAGACGATCCCGCTGGAGCTCACTGTGATACCTCTCGATCTAGTTGGTCGTGCACAACCAAGGCAGTGGTGACGGCGTCGGCCAGGGCCGCGTCCGTCGGATTCTCGGCGATTGCCAGCACGGTGTGCCCGACGGCTCGTGCTGTGCCGGCCGACGGCTCCCCGATGGCCACAACGCGCTGCGGGCCCAGCTGGGCCGCGACCTGGCGGGCGGCCGAGCCGGAGGCGACCACCACGACGTCGTACAACCGCCGGAGCTCCGGGGGCAGCTCGCGGGCGACCGTCCGGTAGGCCGTGACGACGTCGACGACCCACCCCTTGGCTTCGAGGCCGGCGCGCAGCGTGCCGGAAGCGAGGTTCCCGAGCGGGAGCAGTACCCGGGGCGCGGTGTCGCGGTCGGCGCCCGTCGTGGGGACGCCTGGCGCGGCGGGGAACGCCTCGGCGAGCCCGGCGCCGGTCGCGACGGCAGCGACCAGGTCCACGGCGACACCGCGCTCGGTCAGTGCGCGCTGCGTCGCCGGTCCGACGGCGGCCCACCGGGCCGAGGCGACGGGGGCGTCCTGACCGGCCCCGAGCAGGGCGTCAACGGCGTTCACGCTGGTGAGCGCCACCCAGGCGTACGCGCCGACGGCGAGGCGGTCGCGGGCGGCGTCGAGCTCCGCCGGGTCCTCGACGGGCGCCCGCTCGATGACCGGTGCGGCGACCGGGTCGAGGCCGCGCTCGCGGAGCAGCGCGAGGAGTCCGGCGGCCCGCTCCGGGTCGCGGGCGACGAGTATGTCGGGTCGCCCGGCGGTTCCGGGAGCTTCGTTCGTTCCGGAGGTCCCGGCCGCAGGGGGGACCTGCTCGGTCACGCCTTCTCCGGGACCGTCGCGCTCAGCGGGGCGAGCCGCTCTGCGCCGTCGGCCAGCAGGTGCTCGGCGACCGAGGCGCCCAGCGCGCGGGCGGCGGCGTCGAGCACCTCGGGGGCGACGTCCGGGGAGAGCAGCGCCTCCGCGCTGCGCGACATCTGTTCCGAACCGTCCACGGCGGCCACCACGGCGCGCAGCGAGAGGACGGCGCCGGCCCCTTTGACAGCTCCAGGGCGCAACGTGGCAAACGCACCGACCGGGGCGGCGCAGCCGGCCTCCAGCCGGGCCAGCACGGAGCGCTCGGCGAGGACCGCGAGGCGGGTCGGCCGGTGGTCCAGCAGATGGATCGCCTCGGCCAGCTCGGGCACGCGAGCGGCGCTGCCGCCGTCGGACACGATGTCGGCCGTGCGCACCTCCACGGCGAGCGCGCCCTGCCCGGGTGCCGGGGAAACAACGTCGACGGCGAGCGTCTCGCTGATCACCTCGGTGCGGCCCAGGCGCGCGAGGCCCGCGTAGGCGAGCACAACGGCGTCGAGGTCGGCGTCGGGGCCGAGTGCCCGGTTGAGCCGGGTGCCGACGTTGCCTCGGATGTCGACGACGTCCAGGTCCGGCCGGGCGGCGCGGATCTGGGCTGCCCGTCGGGGCGACCCGGTGCCGACCTGTCCGCCGTGCGGGAGCGTCGCCAGGGTGAGCCCGTCGCGGGCGCACAGGGCGTCGCGCGGGTCCTCACGCTCGGGCGTCACGAAGGTGAGGCCGGGCGCGGGGGCGGTCGGTAGGTCTTTCAGGGAGTGGACGGCGACGTCGCAGCGGCCGTCGAGCAGCGCCTCGCGCAAAGCCGTCACGAAGACACCCGTGCCGCCGAGGGTCGCGAGGCTTCCCGTCCTCACGTCGCCCTCGGTCTTGATGTGCACCAGCTCGACCGGCCGACCGGTCAGCTCCTCCAGGCGCCTGGCCACCAGACCGCTCTGGGTGGTGGCGAGGGCGCTCGCACGCGTGCCGAGCCGGATCGGCACGGTGGCGCCCGGGTTTCCGGGGGTGCTGACGGACAGGGGGGTCGGGGTCACCAACCCAGTCTCCACCCGAACCCCCGCCGGGAGGAAACCATAAAGCGCCGGTGGACGGATCTCACAGGGTTGCTGGCGGGCTGTCAGAACGTTGCCGCAGTACCGGGCTCCCCGAGCCGTGCCGCCGTGCGCCGGGCGTGGCCGACGATCGCAGCGAGGCCCGTGCCCGCGATCCAGCCGCCCGTGACGTCGAGGCCCGGTTCGGCCAGGACGGCCGCCTCGAACTGCTGGATCGCGGCCCGGTAGGCCGGCGTCGGCGGAGGCAGGGCCCCGTCCCAGCGCTGGTGCAGGCTGTCCCGCACGCGGCCGGTCAGGTCGATGCCCAGCAGCGCCGACGCGTCGCGGGCGGCCTCCTCGGCGGTGGGCTCCGGCGTCGGCTCGCCGACGCGGCCGTAACTCAGTCGCACCACGTGCCATCCCGGCCCGACGGCGGCGCGCACCCGCCGGGCTAGCCACGGCCACTTGGCGGTCGCGTGGGTCAGTGCCTTGGCGCGTACGCCGTCCGGCACCGTGCGTACATGTCCAGACGTCGCGCGTACGTTGCCCGACGTCGTGCGCACATCGCCCCGCGCCGCGCCCGGGGCCACGAGCATCCCCGAGCCGCGCGGCGCCGCGTCCAGCTCGGGCGCCTCCAGGAGCAGCGTGACCAGGCGGATGTCCGCGCCGCGCTCGGGAGCAGGCGGCGGCGCCAGGCCCGGGGACGGCGCGGGCGCGAGTTCGGTCTCTTGCGCGCCCACTACGTCGAGATCGGTCGGTTGCACCGAGATCGGTCGGTTGATGGACCGATCTCGGTGCAACCGACCGATCTGGGCATCAGCGCCCAGCAAAGGACCGAACTCGGTGCGGGTGGCGAGCACCAGCCGCGGCGCGCGCAGGACGCGGCCGTCGTCGATGCGCACCAGCCAGCCGGCATCACCAACCTCGCGCTCGACGCCGACTACCCGCGTCCCCAGCCGGACGTCTAGCCGTTCCACCAGTGCGTCCACCAGCGCGTGGACCCCGCCGTCGATCCCGCGCACCGCCGAACCAGCGGGCGCCGCCGCCCGGAGCGACGCCACGGCCCGCGACAGCGAGCCGGTCCGCGTGTACGCGTCGAGCAGCCCGGGCGCGACGGCGGCGACGTCGAGCCGGTCGAGCGGCGCCGAGTGCACCCCGGCCGCGACCGGCGTGACCAGCCGGTCCGCCACCCGGGACCCGAGCCGCGACCGGGCGAACGTCCCGAGGTTGGCCGTGTCGACGAACCGCGCCGGCAGCAGCCGGTCCAGCGAGCCGCGCAGCACACCCGGCCAGCCGATCGCGCGCCGCACGTCCGCCGCCCACGGCCGCGAGGGGATGCCCAGCACCCCGGCGGCGGGCAGCGGGAACCCGCGCCCTGCCGCCCAGCCCCAGGCGGTCAGCCCGGCGGGCGCCTCGACGGTCAGCCCGAGCTCCTCGGCCAGCTGTTCGACGACGCCGCCGCGCACCGCGAACGACTCCGCGCCCAGGTCCACGGGAACGTCCGGCAGCGATCCGAACGCACCGCCCTGGATCGGCCCGCCGGCCCGGTCGGCCGCCTCCAGCACGACGACGCGCAACCCGCGCGCCGCGAGCGTGTGCGCCGCGACGAGCCCGCCGATCCCGGCCCCGACCACAACGGCGTCGGTCGCCTCGGCGTCCTCGCTCACGGGCACGGGAGGCCGCCGTCGGCTGCAGACGTCACAACGAGTGCACCAGCTCGACCACGCGCGTGAGCACCGTCGGGTCGGTCTCCGGCGGCACACCGTGGCCGAGGTTCACCACGTGACCCGGCGCCGCCAGCCCGCGGGAGACCACGTCCCGCACGTGCGCCTCCAGCACGTCCCACGGCGCGGCCAGCAGCGCGGGGTCGATGTTCCCCTGCAGGGGGACGCCGGGCAGCAGCTCCGCGGCCTCGTCGAGCGGCGTCCGGTAGTCGATGCCCACCGCGTGGTCCACCAGGCCCGCGGAGACCAGGACCGAGCGCATGGCGGGCAGCAGGTGCCCGGTGCCGGTACCGAAGTGGATGGCGGGCACGCCGGCGTCCGCGACGTGGGCCAGGGCCCGGGTCGACGACGGCGCTACCCGCGACGTGTAGTCCGCGAGCGAGAGCGACCCGGCCCAGGAGTCGAACAGCTGCACCGCGCTCGCTCCCGCCTCGACCTGCGCCCGGAGGAACGCCCCGGTGAGGTCCGCGGTCCACGTCACGAGCGCGTCCCACGTCGCGGGGTCGGCGTGCATCAGGGTGCGTGCGGCCAGGTGGTCGCGCGACGGCCGGCCCTCCACGAGGTACGCGGCGAGCGTGAACGGCGCCCCGCCGAACCCGACGAGCGGCGTGGACCCCAGCTCCGCGACCGTCAGGGCAACGGCCTCCCGGATCGGGTCGAGAGCAGCGGAGTCCAGGGTGCGGGACGTGAGCCGGGCGACGTCGTCGGCGGTGCGGTACGGCTGGTCCATCACGGGACCCACGCCGGCCGCGATGTCGACGCCGACCCCGGCCAGCTTGAGCGGCACCACGATGTCGGAGAAGAAGACGGCGGCGTCGACCCCGTGCCGCCGGACGGGCTGGAGGGTGATCTCGGCCGCAAGATCGGGCCGCAGGCAGGCCTCCAGCATCCCGGTGCCCTTGCGTACCTCGCGGTACTCGGGCAGGGAGCGGCCGGCCTGGCGCATGAACCAGACAGGCGTGCGGGCAGGACGTTCACCCCTCAGGGCCTGCACCAGGGGTGCGGCAGAGGTCCGCCCGTCGGCGAGCGGATGAGCAGGGGTGATCGTGGTGGACTTCACGCTTACCGATTCTGCCCTGCCGGGCCGGGGTGCATAAAGTTGGGGCACTGTGGTTCTCCTCTCCCTCACCGCCAGCCACCGCGAGCTCGACCTCGACGCGCTGGAACGCCTGTCCACGGGTTCGTCGTCAGTGGGTCGCGTTGTCGTTCGCACGTGCGGCCCCGTCGCGGGCGCCGTGGTGATCTCGACGTGCAACCGCTTCGAGCTCTACCTGGACGTGGATGCGCCGCTGAGCGGCGACAGCGTGCGGCACGCGACGCGGCACGTGGCCGAGCTGGTCGCAGATGCTTCAGGGGTGACCGGCGACGTCGCCGCCCGCAGCTTCACCGTCCGCACCGGACCGGAGGTCACCGAGCACCTGTTCGCCGTGGCGTCGGGCCTGGACGCGATGGTGGTGGGCGAACGCGAGATCGCCGGCCAGGTGAAGCGCTCGCTGGCGGAGGCCCGCGAGCAGGAGACGACGTCCAAGACCCTTGAGCTGCTGTTCCAGACGGCGTCGCGCACGTCCAAGCGCGTCGGCACCGACACGGAGCTGGGCTCGGCGGGCCGGTCGGTCGTCGCGCTCGCGCTGGACCTCGCCGAGCGCGAGCTGCCGCCGTGGGACGGCACGCGTGCCGTGCTGATCGGCACCGGCTCGTACGCCGGCGCGTCCGTCGCGGCGCTGCGGGCGCGCGGCTGCGACGACATCCGCGTCTACTCGCAGTCCGGGCGTGCCGAGATCTTCGCCGAGTCGCACGGTGTGCAGCCGGCGGCCTCCCTCGTCGAAGCGCTCGCCGACGCCGACCTGGTGGTCAGCTGCAGCGGCGCCCGGGGCCGTCTGCCCGCCGCGCGGGACGAGCCGGAGGCGGAGCCCGAGCGGCTCGCCGACGTCGTGGCCGGGAACTTCGGCGGCCCGACGACGCTGCCGCGCGGCCTGATGGGCGAGGACGCCCCCGAGGCGAGCCTCGGCCACGTGCTCGATGCCGCCGCGCTGGTCCGGGCGCGGGAGCGCGCCGCCGACCGGGCAGGCGACGAGCCGGAGCCCCGTCCGCTCGTGATCCTCGACCTCGCCCTGCACCGCGACGTCGACCCGCGGGTGGCCGACGTCGAGGGTGTGCTGCTCTTCGACCTCGCGACGCTGAAGGCGCGTGCGCCCGCGGTGGCGCACGACGTCGTCGCGCAGGCGCAGGGGATCGTGGACGCCGCCGCCCGGCGGTTCGAGGAGACCCGCCTCGGTCGTGAGGCCGACGCCGCGGTGGTCGCCCTGCTGGACGAGGCCGAGGTCCGGGCAGTGGCCGAGATCGCCGCCGACGTCGCCCGGCTGACCGACGAGCTGGCCGCACGCGACCAGCCCGCTCCCGACGAGTCCGACGTCGAAGCGATCGCCCGCGACGTACGCCGGCGCGTGCACGCCGAGCTGCACGACAAGATCGTCGCGATCCGGGCCAGGGCGACCGCTGAGGCCCGCGCTGCGGAGGCCGCGCTGGTGCAGGGTGCCGAGGCTCTGACGGCCGAAGCGTCCGCCCAGCGAGACGCCGGTCCGTCGCAACGCCGATAAGACTTCTGGCGACAACCGACGGAACAAGCCGGGCGGACCGGCTTTATGGTGCCAATCGGGCGATCGTTATGCAATCGTAATATGGGTGATTTTATTCACCCGGTAAGTGGGGGCTAAGTTCGGTGGCTCAAGGACCGATACGCGCATTTTGCGCAACGAGATGCTGGAGCCACTTTGAAGCACGCAGCACGCAAGAAGAAGACCGCATCGGCGGGTGCGCGGACCATCGCGACCGTCGCGATCGCAACCGCCGCCAGCGCCATGGCCGCCCCGGCCATGGCCGCAGAGGCCTCGCCGCTGGACTCCCTCGCTGACCTTGGCACCACCGCCGAGGGCCTCACGCAGGGCCTGCCCGCCCTCTCGTCGACGTCGATCGACCTGAGCGAGCTCACCAACGCGGTACCCGTGGTCAACACGGTGACCGACAAGGTGACCAAGGAGCTCCCCGCCTCCATCGCCCCCGTCACGGCCCTCGCGCCGAACTACAAGCCGGCGCAGTT is drawn from Promicromonospora sp. Populi and contains these coding sequences:
- the hemL gene encoding glutamate-1-semialdehyde 2,1-aminomutase — encoded protein: MTEPVPVEAQALRRAPEANHAAFLRAQRAIPGGVNSPVRAYGSVGGDPRFLASARGPYVTDVAGREYVDLVCSWGPALLGHAHPDVVAAVQEAAGRGLSFGAPTLGEVDLAEEIRRRVPAAERVRLVSTGTEATMTAIRLARGFTGRPLIIKFAGCYHGHVDALLAEAGSGVATLALPGSAGVTEAAAAETLVLPYNDLAAVETAFAQRGSEIAAVITEAAPANMGVVPPAEGFNEGLRRITAAHGALFVLDEVLTGFRVGPAGWWGLENDAIRAAGGEGYTPDLFTFGKVIGGGMPVAALGGAASIMDYLAPLGPVYQAGTLSGNPVAVASGLTTLQLADDAVYSRVNEVSRVLSSAVGEALTAAGVEHRVQHAGSLFSVFFGPLAAVTGVHDYAQAKAQETFRYTALFHTMLEAGVNLPPSVFEAWFVSAAHDDAAVSRILDALPDAARSAAAARP
- the hemB gene encoding porphobilinogen synthase — protein: MTVSSSGIVYRPRRLRATPGMRRLVAETRLHPADLVQPLFVKEGLAEPAPLTSMPGQVQHTEESLVEAVRAAKDAGLGGVMLFGIPTVKDGSGSQADATDGILQRALRASRAVLDEGLAPGAPTPVLMADTCLDEFTDHGHCGVLTSTGAVDNDATLARYASMAVAQARAGADVISPSGMMDGQVAMIRDALDDADLIDTSILAYSAKYASAYFGPFREAVDSELKGDRKTYQMDFANGREGLREADLDLAEGADMVMVKPAGSYLDVLRAVADRSDVPVAAYQVSGEYAMIEAAGANGWIDRDRAVLESVTSIKRAGADVILTYWALEIAEWIK
- a CDS encoding uroporphyrinogen-III synthase, coding for MTEQVPPAAGTSGTNEAPGTAGRPDILVARDPERAAGLLALLRERGLDPVAAPVIERAPVEDPAELDAARDRLAVGAYAWVALTSVNAVDALLGAGQDAPVASARWAAVGPATQRALTERGVAVDLVAAVATGAGLAEAFPAAPGVPTTGADRDTAPRVLLPLGNLASGTLRAGLEAKGWVVDVVTAYRTVARELPPELRRLYDVVVVASGSAARQVAAQLGPQRVVAIGEPSAGTARAVGHTVLAIAENPTDAALADAVTTALVVHDQLDREVSQ
- the hemC gene encoding hydroxymethylbilane synthase — encoded protein: MPIRLGTRASALATTQSGLVARRLEELTGRPVELVHIKTEGDVRTGSLATLGGTGVFVTALREALLDGRCDVAVHSLKDLPTAPAPGLTFVTPEREDPRDALCARDGLTLATLPHGGQVGTGSPRRAAQIRAARPDLDVVDIRGNVGTRLNRALGPDADLDAVVLAYAGLARLGRTEVISETLAVDVVSPAPGQGALAVEVRTADIVSDGGSAARVPELAEAIHLLDHRPTRLAVLAERSVLARLEAGCAAPVGAFATLRPGAVKGAGAVLSLRAVVAAVDGSEQMSRSAEALLSPDVAPEVLDAAARALGASVAEHLLADGAERLAPLSATVPEKA
- a CDS encoding NAD(P)/FAD-dependent oxidoreductase — translated: MPVSEDAEATDAVVVGAGIGGLVAAHTLAARGLRVVVLEAADRAGGPIQGGAFGSLPDVPVDLGAESFAVRGGVVEQLAEELGLTVEAPAGLTAWGWAAGRGFPLPAAGVLGIPSRPWAADVRRAIGWPGVLRGSLDRLLPARFVDTANLGTFARSRLGSRVADRLVTPVAAGVHSAPLDRLDVAAVAPGLLDAYTRTGSLSRAVASLRAAAPAGSAVRGIDGGVHALVDALVERLDVRLGTRVVGVEREVGDAGWLVRIDDGRVLRAPRLVLATRTEFGPLLGADAQIGRLHRDRSINRPISVQPTDLDVVGAQETELAPAPSPGLAPPPAPERGADIRLVTLLLEAPELDAAPRGSGMLVAPGAARGDVRTTSGNVRATSGHVRTVPDGVRAKALTHATAKWPWLARRVRAAVGPGWHVVRLSYGRVGEPTPEPTAEEAARDASALLGIDLTGRVRDSLHQRWDGALPPPTPAYRAAIQQFEAAVLAEPGLDVTGGWIAGTGLAAIVGHARRTAARLGEPGTAATF
- the hemE gene encoding uroporphyrinogen decarboxylase, coding for MKSTTITPAHPLADGRTSAAPLVQALRGERPARTPVWFMRQAGRSLPEYREVRKGTGMLEACLRPDLAAEITLQPVRRHGVDAAVFFSDIVVPLKLAGVGVDIAAGVGPVMDQPYRTADDVARLTSRTLDSAALDPIREAVALTVAELGSTPLVGFGGAPFTLAAYLVEGRPSRDHLAARTLMHADPATWDALVTWTADLTGAFLRAQVEAGASAVQLFDSWAGSLSLADYTSRVAPSSTRALAHVADAGVPAIHFGTGTGHLLPAMRSVLVSAGLVDHAVGIDYRTPLDEAAELLPGVPLQGNIDPALLAAPWDVLEAHVRDVVSRGLAAPGHVVNLGHGVPPETDPTVLTRVVELVHSL
- a CDS encoding glutamyl-tRNA reductase; its protein translation is MVLLSLTASHRELDLDALERLSTGSSSVGRVVVRTCGPVAGAVVISTCNRFELYLDVDAPLSGDSVRHATRHVAELVADASGVTGDVAARSFTVRTGPEVTEHLFAVASGLDAMVVGEREIAGQVKRSLAEAREQETTSKTLELLFQTASRTSKRVGTDTELGSAGRSVVALALDLAERELPPWDGTRAVLIGTGSYAGASVAALRARGCDDIRVYSQSGRAEIFAESHGVQPAASLVEALADADLVVSCSGARGRLPAARDEPEAEPERLADVVAGNFGGPTTLPRGLMGEDAPEASLGHVLDAAALVRARERAADRAGDEPEPRPLVILDLALHRDVDPRVADVEGVLLFDLATLKARAPAVAHDVVAQAQGIVDAAARRFEETRLGREADAAVVALLDEAEVRAVAEIAADVARLTDELAARDQPAPDESDVEAIARDVRRRVHAELHDKIVAIRARATAEARAAEAALVQGAEALTAEASAQRDAGPSQRR